TGGAGTATCTTGCAGGGAATCATCGGATAAATCGAGCCCTAGTATTTGTAGAATCTCGGTGTACTTTTCAGCGATCAGTTTAATTTTTTCCTCATCCGTCTTATCATCTATGCTTTCTAAAATAGGAGATGGATAGCAGGTGCGGATGTGTAAGGGTGCGTTTGCTTGTAGGGGAAGTTGTTTTTTAGGTGCTTTTTTGGCCATGATCTTCCTTCTTTTGCCTATAAATTTCGCTAGCAGTTATGGCAAAGGCATTTGCCACATTTAATGAATTCTTACGGCCTCTCAGGGGGATTTCAATAAGGTGGTCAGCTATCTTTAAAACTTCATCTGAGCAACCATATTCTTCATTGCCTAAGGCTAAGGTAAAGGTTTCAGGAAAAACAAAGTCATATAAAGATATAGCTTGTGGGCTTGTCTCCATCACAATCAAGGGACGAGGCAAATCAGTTGCTTTACAGCTAGGGTGGCACTCTATCCATTGAAAGGTTCCCATAGAAGCATTTTGCACCTGTTGATTGTTTATATAGGGAGTATGCTCAGAGAAATAGATAGCTCCTAAAGCAAAAGCTTCGGTGGTTCGAATAATACTCCCTACGTTATGAGCTGATCTTAAAGAGTCTAAATAGATAGAGATGGGCCATATTTTCTCTCCTTGCGCTCGATCTCCTCGCCGGATAGATGGCAATAAATGATGCTCTCGAACTTTTCGATTAGATAACTTAAGATGGTAATGATAACGATTGGCGATCTCTTTAGCATCCGAGGAGAGTTTATCTTCCGCCTGCATCCATCCTTGTAGCTCATGATAATGAGTTAACATCTCCTCTATAGGTTGGAAGGCAATTTTGCTTTTGTAAATGGCTAATAAAAGCTCTGCACATTTTTTATGTTGTTTTTCCATAGAAAATGATAAGAACTTTCTTTTAGTAAACATTTGGCCTTGACGAATCTTAAGCTTTTTGTTTCTCTGCTTTGACAGCTAAATATTCATCTAAATTTCCGTCAAATACTTGGATACCATTTTCTTCAAAAGCAATAATTTTGTTAGCTACTTGAGAGATCAGATCACGATCATGACTGACGACTACTACTGTGCCTTTATACTCATTTAATCCCCATGCTAACGCAGAGACAGCCTCTAGGTCGAGATGATTATTAGGCTCATCCAGCAAAAGAACGTTATGCTCGGCTAACATCATACCCGCGATAATCAGGCGTGCTGTCTCACCACCAGAAAGACTAGCTACCGGCTTAAAAGCATCGTCTCCACCAAATAGCATTTTGCCCATTACACTACGGATATCTTGATCATAGATACCAGGGCGTCTTTCTTTAAGCCATTCAAACGCTGTTTGCTTAACGTTTTTGTCTACAGCTTCCATATGATTTTGTGGAAAATAACAGATCTGTACTTGATGGCCATGTTCTATATTTCCTTTATCAGGAGATAAAGCTTGTGCTAGCATTCTAATCAGAGTCGTCTTTCCGCGGCCATTATTACCGATAATACCAATTTTATCTTCCCTAGCAATTTCTAAAGAAAAATTGGTAACAACCGCCGGTCCATCATAAGCTTTTTGTATATTGTCTACTTTCAATACAATTTTACCTGGCTGCTTTTCTGTGGGTATAAAACGGATGTAAGGACGTTGAATATTTGTTTTCTTTAGCTCTTGAGGCTGTAAACGAGAAATTTCCCGTTGGCGTGACTGCACTTGGCTTGCACGTGTTCCGGCGCCAAATTTAGACACAAATTCGCGCAGTTGAGCAATCTTTTTTTCTTTAGATTTAGCATCTGCTTCCGCCCGATCGCGTACTGCACTTTTAGCTGCAATCATATCATCATAGTTGCCAGGATAAAGGATGATAGTCTCATAATCGATATCCGCTATATGGGTAGTCACCGAATTCAAGAAATGGCGATCATGGCTGATCACAATAAGCACGCCTTTATAACCGTGCAAAAAGTTCTCCAGCCACCCAATAGACTCTAAATCGAGGTGGTTAGTAGGTTCATCCAGCAGCAAGGCTTGAGGATCTCCAAATAAAGCTTGACATAGTAGCACTCTAAATTGATGGTCTAAGGGAATCTCATGCATTTTAAGATAAAAAAATTCTTCCGCAATTCCCATACCTGCTAATAAAATTTCCGCATTAGATTCAGCAGAATAGCCATCTTCTTCGGCGATAATTCCTTCTATTTCCCCCAGACGCATGCCTACATCATCTGTCATTTCTACTTCATAAAGAGCGTCACGTTCTTTAAAGGCATCCCACAAGCGTTTATTACCCATGATTACGACATCGACCACTTTAATATCGCTATAGGCTTCGATATTTTGTTTTAGAATCCCTACTCGGTCAGGCAGAGTAATGCTTCCACTTGTGGCCTCTTCCACGCCCATAATGATTTTAAGTAAAGTAGTTTTTCCTGCTCCGTTAGGCCCTGTTAAGCCATAGCGATTCCCCGCATTAAAAGTCATAATAACTTCTTCAAATAGGACGCGGCTACCAAAGCTTTTAGATATTTTATTTAAAGTCAGCATAAGATAATAAATTTTAGATTTTTTCCTTATTATATTACCTAGAATACAGATAACTCGCAACTAAAATTCAGGATTAACTTTACCCCCTTTTAAACCCCTTACGCTGCTTTAGAAGTATGTTGAAGCCTTATTACAAAATAATGACCTAAATTTTTTTGCATGAGGCAGAGTTAAATAAATTTAACCATAGAAATTTTTTTGGAAAAATTATCCATCAAAGCGGCAAAAAGAATTAGCTTTTGTGCTCTAGCTTATGAAGCTTTTGCACGGGGATGAGATTGATGATAAACTTTTTTCTTAAGCTTAGGTGATACTTGAGTATAAATAGTGGTGGTAGATAACGAGGTATGGCCTAACAAAACTTGAATGGTTTTTAGGTCCATGCCATTCTCTAACCAATGCGTAGCAATTGTGTGACGAATCGTGTGAGGCGTAATTTTGCCGGCTAAGCCACTATTTCTTATATAATTATCAAATGTTCGATCGATTGAGCGCGTGGTAAGTCGAGTGCCTAACTTATTCAAAAAGATTGCCTGGGAGTCCACTTGTTCTCTATGTCCATCCGTACACGTATGGCGTTCAGGATGCTCGAGATATTTTTGAATCCATTGAGCAGCATTTTTGGTAATGGGAATCACTCTTTCTTTTTTTCCTTTACCTTTAAGGCGTACAAGCAAGTTTTGATGATCAAAATCGCGACGATTAAGAGAAGCTAGCTCACTGACGCGTAATCCAGAGCTGTAAAATAGCTCCATAATTACGCGATCGCGAAAACCTAAGAAAGTAGAGAGGTCCGGTGCTGCAAAGATTTTTAAAACTTGATCGTAGGAAAGAGAGGTGGGAAGCTTTTTTTCTATTTTCGGCGTATCTAGCTCTTCCGTAGGATTAATGCTTATAAATTTATGGGCAAAAGCATATTTAAAGAAGGCACGAATTGAGGAAAGCCGTCTAACAATTGTCTTTTTATTGATACCGCCTTGAGTAAGTGTGGCTAAAAATCCCCGAATGGTTTTACGGTCGATCATGGACAGAGGAATAAGGGCATCATAGGCAGTAGAATATTTATCTATCATGTTATGATGAATTTTAGGTGCTATTTCTTGAGAAGCTCTAGGAGGTAAATGGTGAGTTTCAATATAAATTTTAAAGGCATTTAGATCGATGGCATAATTACGGACAGTATGTTCCGAAGCATTTTTGATGGTTTTAAGATGCTTTAAAAACTTTTGGGCCGTAGAGATAAACATACATTTTTTTCTTAAAGATTTTTAGGAAAAGGAAATGTTAATAAATCATCAGCAATATAAGTGTGGGGGAAGACGGCTCGAGCTTCTTCTTCAAAAGGCCTTAAGTTTTGGTAGCGTGCGGAAAAATGAGTGAGTATAAGTTGCTTTACACCGGCTTCTTTGGCAATAGTAGCAGCTTGCTTGGCGGTTAGATGAAAATGCTTACGTGCTAGTTCCTGATGCTCCTCCAGGTAGGTGCTTTCACAGATTAAAACCTTAGCATGGCGAGCGATATCGATGGCGTTTTGACAGTAACGGGTATCGATAACTACTGCAAGGCTGTCGCCTTTCCTAATATGGCTGACCTGATCTAAAGTCACCGTTTTTCCATCTAAGACCAGAAAACCTTTCTGCTCCAGTTCACGCACTAAAGGTCCTTTAACACCCAAAGTTTGCAGATTATTGCGTTCATATTTGCGGGTGTCAGGTTCTGTAATTCTCCACCCTAAGTTTTCTACACCATGATCCAATTCCACAGCTTCAATGCGAAATTTACCATCATCGTGAACTAGCCCCCCTTTAGAGACGGGATGTTCGACCACATGGATGAGCTCATGATAAATGGTTCCATAGCGCAGACGATCAAAAAAGCGTTTGCCACTTGCCGGGTAATAGCAGTGAATAGGATGAGTAACCTTATCGAGATTAAGACGCATCAAAACAGAACCTAGCCCTAAGCAATGATCTCCATGGAAATGGGAGACAAAGATACGTGTCACCACTGTAGGAGCTACATTAGCGAAAATAAATTGCCTCTGTGTGCCTTCCCCTGGATCAAACAATAGCCCTTCATCATTCCATCGTACTAAATAGGCACCATGGTTGCGCATGCGGGTGGGTTGCTGACTTGAGCAGCCTAAAATGATGATATCTCGTACGGTCATAAACTAAAAAAATTAACGGTTTTTATAAGCAAAAAAGTCCAGGCTACCTAGCAGAAGGCCAACAATAGCTCCTGATAAGTGCGCTGTATTCGCTATACCGGGGGAAAAGGCTGATTTGGTGTAAATTTCCATCAAAAATGATACCAGTTGAATGCCAAACATCGCAATGATAAATACCATAATAAATGTAAAAGTTGAGGCCTGCAATTGATATCCTTCCCAAGCAGCCTTCTTCTGGCGCATCCAGACAAAGGTGAGCATGGCACAGAGCACCCCTGAAAATCCCAGAAAATTAGGCCCCCCCATCAAATATTGTAGAGTATTTGTTAATATGCCTGCGAGAACGATAAATAAAATGTAACGGCTAGAACGCAGGCGCTCTTCCATTTGTTTACCTAAAACAAGGAGCCATATCATGTTAAAGAATAGATGAAAAATATCATCATGGAGCAAAGTAGGGGTTAATAAGCGCCAAATTTGCCCTTCACGAATTTTTTCAAATAAAGGAGGATTAGACTCTTCGGAAGCATTCGCAGTGAAAAAACGATTGCTCAGTTTAGCATACAGTCCTTTCCAGTAGGGGGTATGATTAAAGGTGTTAAGGAGGATCTGCTCCTGAAACGACATTTCCGTAGGATCTTGAAGGCTTTCGATCCCATAAGCACTAATAATTTTATCCATTATGGTGTAAGCGTAAGGATAATCATACATCAAAGCTTTATGGACAGGGGAGTTTAATAGCACGGTGCTGGGTAGTTTATTAGGGATACGATTAAGTGAAGGTGCTGTGAAGGTAGAAAGAAAAAGTAGAAGAGAGCAAAGAATTAATAAGGTGGTAGTAATTTTACCCCAGCCACTGGGTTTAGCATATTGCACTTTTTTTTGGCCTATCATTTTTAAGTGAGCTTCTTTGATTTTTTCTTTCACAGGCTCTTTTAGCCAACTTTTTGAGGTAGGAGCAGCCGCCATAGCAGCTTGAGGATTATCTAAAAAAGCTTGCACTTTTTCCAAGGCTTTTTCTAAGTCTTCTTCTTCAATGACCCACAAGTTATAGATCATATCGCCATAATTTTGGCTACCCCAATCGGTGTTATTCTCTATTTCCAGTTGATGTTTAATGCCGTAGCATTTAAGGAAAGCAGAAAGGTTTTGTGCTTGCTTTTGATTTTTAAATGTTCCTATCAAACGCATGATCGGATCTCCTAAGATGGTAACGAGGAAATTTTCTTTAGTATTTGGGAGGTAGATAGGCCAGGAATCAAATTCACGAGGTGTAGACGCCCGCCACTCCCGCGAACTATCTCTGCTTCTAGGCAATTTTCTCCATATTCTGCTCCATTGACATGTACATCGGGTTTAATAATTTTAAGCAGTTCAATAGGATTGGTTTCTTCAAACCAGGTCACATAATCGATAAAGCTAAGAGCACTTACCATTTGCAAACGAAATTCTAAAGGAATGATAGGACGCCAAGGGCTTTTATATTGCTGAATCGATTGATCACTGTTAAGGGCTGCAATAAGAATATCTGCTTGCTGAGAAGCTTCAAATAAAATTTGCAAATGCCCAGCATGTAGTAAATCGAAGGACCCATTAATCGTGGCAATCTTTTGACCTTGCTTACGTAGCTCTTCAATTTTTTGAGCCAAGTTTATAGGGGTAATATATTTTTTTAAGCATTCTATAGACCATGTTTTAGACATATAAGCACCTTATCCAAAAGTAATGGTTATTTTAACAAGCTCGACTAATTACTAGGTATGGAAATATGCAGATTTATGATCTGTTAATTTTTTTGCCAAGCGATACAAAAATTAAAAAAATTTACTTAAATAAGCTACTCATAATTTTTTGCTTATAAGACAAAAATTAATTCAAAAAGTATTTATCCAATGATTTATGGGGAGTGGCTCTCTTTCTATGATCGTGGCTAAATGAGGAGAGTAAATAGGGTAAATGATTAGCCTATAGGTGTCTATTCTTTCTCTTGCCTTTTTATTCCTTACTAAAAGAAAAAGATCTTCATTAATTTCGATATCGATTTTTATTTTTATGTATGGGTAGAAATTTTTTTATGTTATGGGTGAAAAACAAAACTTAAAATAAAGCTGGCGATAATATGCGCATGCCGTTAGGGACACCGCTTCATTTGATGAAATATAGCAAGATCGAAAAAGAGGAAGAGCTTATAGAACAGTTATCTAGGCATTCTGCAGATTTAGTTTCTTTTTTCCTCGCTGCTTGCAATGATGAGCAATGGGTTGAGTCCTATCCTAACTCAATGAAAGCCCTTTTTAAATGGCTTACCGATGCCCATATTCATACCAACCTTCCTTATCATTTCTTTTATCAGGTCATACCTCCTACTTATCAGCATATGGAATTTCTAAAAGCTTTTATTCCTTTAGATTTAACGATTAAAAGCGGGGAGCAAGAATATTTTTTTAATAGCTTACTATTAAGCCATCATAGTTACTATTTTAGACGACGTATTATGAAAGAGTGCTCTTATGTAGAAAGACGTATTCTTAAGATTGATGGTATTTTTCCTCAAACGATGGAGGTGATTGAAAAGTTTGCCCTGACAAATATTGCGGAAGATGTATGGAAAAAGTCGCCAGAGGAGCTTTGGGCCCTTCTCAAAGATCTAAAAATTTTAGGCTTTGCCCTCTTAAGGGAAGCCTGCGAAAGGGTTTTACATCGATACATAGATAGGAATAACGTATTAGAGATATTGATTAAAGCTCAGCATCATTCCTTACCACTTTTAAAAAGTGGCTGCATAGAGTTTATCAATCAGCTAGATTGGGGCGTGCGTTTTCTGGTGACTTCGCTAAACCGTCTTTCAATAGAATTTCTACATTACAAGTCGATCGCCTTAGAAGTATTCAATACCCTCTCTTCATCTATTACCCACCTTACTTTTTCAGGTAAAATGGCTGCTGATCCTTATTTTAAAATGATGACCAATCATACCCCCCAGCTAATAGGATTAGATTTGAGTGAGTCAGCTATTTTCTTAGACCATCTAGCCGATTTTCCACCCACATTGCAAGAGTTGTGTTTATCGCGTTGCCCCTGGGTTAATGCTGAGGCTTTAAATATCTTAGCAAATACCTGCCCCCATCTTTTGAAACTAGATTTAAGCAACAATGAGCATTTAAACTATGGGATATGGCCTCATCTACAACATTTCAAACAAATAAAGACTCTTGACATCTCGCGTTGCATACAAATTAACGATAATGATTTAAAAATGATTATCCAAGCCTGTCCCTACCTGATTGAATTAAGCCTTGCCAATT
This Neochlamydia sp. AcF84 DNA region includes the following protein-coding sequences:
- a CDS encoding tyrosine recombinase XerC; its protein translation is MFISTAQKFLKHLKTIKNASEHTVRNYAIDLNAFKIYIETHHLPPRASQEIAPKIHHNMIDKYSTAYDALIPLSMIDRKTIRGFLATLTQGGINKKTIVRRLSSIRAFFKYAFAHKFISINPTEELDTPKIEKKLPTSLSYDQVLKIFAAPDLSTFLGFRDRVIMELFYSSGLRVSELASLNRRDFDHQNLLVRLKGKGKKERVIPITKNAAQWIQKYLEHPERHTCTDGHREQVDSQAIFLNKLGTRLTTRSIDRTFDNYIRNSGLAGKITPHTIRHTIATHWLENGMDLKTIQVLLGHTSLSTTTIYTQVSPKLKKKVYHQSHPRAKAS
- a CDS encoding RNA methyltransferase, whose product is MEKQHKKCAELLLAIYKSKIAFQPIEEMLTHYHELQGWMQAEDKLSSDAKEIANRYHYHLKLSNRKVREHHLLPSIRRGDRAQGEKIWPISIYLDSLRSAHNVGSIIRTTEAFALGAIYFSEHTPYINNQQVQNASMGTFQWIECHPSCKATDLPRPLIVMETSPQAISLYDFVFPETFTLALGNEEYGCSDEVLKIADHLIEIPLRGRKNSLNVANAFAITASEIYRQKKEDHGQKST
- a CDS encoding BTB/POZ domain-containing protein yields the protein MRMPLGTPLHLMKYSKIEKEEELIEQLSRHSADLVSFFLAACNDEQWVESYPNSMKALFKWLTDAHIHTNLPYHFFYQVIPPTYQHMEFLKAFIPLDLTIKSGEQEYFFNSLLLSHHSYYFRRRIMKECSYVERRILKIDGIFPQTMEVIEKFALTNIAEDVWKKSPEELWALLKDLKILGFALLREACERVLHRYIDRNNVLEILIKAQHHSLPLLKSGCIEFINQLDWGVRFLVTSLNRLSIEFLHYKSIALEVFNTLSSSITHLTFSGKMAADPYFKMMTNHTPQLIGLDLSESAIFLDHLADFPPTLQELCLSRCPWVNAEALNILANTCPHLLKLDLSNNEHLNYGIWPHLQHFKQIKTLDISRCIQINDNDLKMIIQACPYLIELSLANCQKVSGEAFFHLGRLLPNLSALNLSRSLVIDAALIDIMMHCKNLYFLDISRCDSLSEKGVLEGIKRCPSLKKVLLKHSPISKNGIELIRKTFPYLELEIE
- a CDS encoding adenylyltransferase/cytidyltransferase family protein; translation: MSKTWSIECLKKYITPINLAQKIEELRKQGQKIATINGSFDLLHAGHLQILFEASQQADILIAALNSDQSIQQYKSPWRPIIPLEFRLQMVSALSFIDYVTWFEETNPIELLKIIKPDVHVNGAEYGENCLEAEIVRGSGGRLHLVNLIPGLSTSQILKKISSLPS
- a CDS encoding ribonuclease Z; amino-acid sequence: MTVRDIIILGCSSQQPTRMRNHGAYLVRWNDEGLLFDPGEGTQRQFIFANVAPTVVTRIFVSHFHGDHCLGLGSVLMRLNLDKVTHPIHCYYPASGKRFFDRLRYGTIYHELIHVVEHPVSKGGLVHDDGKFRIEAVELDHGVENLGWRITEPDTRKYERNNLQTLGVKGPLVRELEQKGFLVLDGKTVTLDQVSHIRKGDSLAVVIDTRYCQNAIDIARHAKVLICESTYLEEHQELARKHFHLTAKQAATIAKEAGVKQLILTHFSARYQNLRPFEEEARAVFPHTYIADDLLTFPFPKNL
- a CDS encoding rhomboid family intramembrane serine protease, which produces MRLIGTFKNQKQAQNLSAFLKCYGIKHQLEIENNTDWGSQNYGDMIYNLWVIEEEDLEKALEKVQAFLDNPQAAMAAAPTSKSWLKEPVKEKIKEAHLKMIGQKKVQYAKPSGWGKITTTLLILCSLLLFLSTFTAPSLNRIPNKLPSTVLLNSPVHKALMYDYPYAYTIMDKIISAYGIESLQDPTEMSFQEQILLNTFNHTPYWKGLYAKLSNRFFTANASEESNPPLFEKIREGQIWRLLTPTLLHDDIFHLFFNMIWLLVLGKQMEERLRSSRYILFIVLAGILTNTLQYLMGGPNFLGFSGVLCAMLTFVWMRQKKAAWEGYQLQASTFTFIMVFIIAMFGIQLVSFLMEIYTKSAFSPGIANTAHLSGAIVGLLLGSLDFFAYKNR
- a CDS encoding ABC-F family ATP-binding cassette domain-containing protein; its protein translation is MLTLNKISKSFGSRVLFEEVIMTFNAGNRYGLTGPNGAGKTTLLKIIMGVEEATSGSITLPDRVGILKQNIEAYSDIKVVDVVIMGNKRLWDAFKERDALYEVEMTDDVGMRLGEIEGIIAEEDGYSAESNAEILLAGMGIAEEFFYLKMHEIPLDHQFRVLLCQALFGDPQALLLDEPTNHLDLESIGWLENFLHGYKGVLIVISHDRHFLNSVTTHIADIDYETIILYPGNYDDMIAAKSAVRDRAEADAKSKEKKIAQLREFVSKFGAGTRASQVQSRQREISRLQPQELKKTNIQRPYIRFIPTEKQPGKIVLKVDNIQKAYDGPAVVTNFSLEIAREDKIGIIGNNGRGKTTLIRMLAQALSPDKGNIEHGHQVQICYFPQNHMEAVDKNVKQTAFEWLKERRPGIYDQDIRSVMGKMLFGGDDAFKPVASLSGGETARLIIAGMMLAEHNVLLLDEPNNHLDLEAVSALAWGLNEYKGTVVVVSHDRDLISQVANKIIAFEENGIQVFDGNLDEYLAVKAEKQKA